The segment CCGCCGGGAGCAGGAGGGGCTGGCCGCCGGCCGCCAGCAGCGGCCGCCCCGCGCCGTCGGTCACAAGAAGCGCTTCGCCGGCCTCCCCACCGCCGGGGACGCCGGCGGGTACGGGGCTGGCCGCAAAGGTCCCGCCCCGCGTCAGGAGGACCTCGCCGGTGCCGGGATCGGCCACCTGCAAGAAGCCTGCACCCTCGATGGCCAGGTCCCAGGGGGAACCCGTGGCCTGCAACGGACCCTGGCTCCACAACCGGGGTGTGGCCGCCAGGCGGACGCCGTGTCCAACCTGGACGCCTCCCGCCGCGGCGGCAGGAGGCGCCACCGGCACCTGGGCCGCGGCGTAAACCAGATCGGCAAAGTCCGCCCGGGCGGCCTTGAAGCCCGGGGTACTCACGTTGGCCAGGTTGCCGGCGGTGAGATCAACCTGCCGGGCCGCGGCCGCCATGCCCGCGGCGGACGACCAGAGGGCCCGCTGGATCATGTGACCCGCCCCACTTCCTGGATGGCCAGCCCCAGCGTCTGATCCTGGGCCTGGACGGCCCGCTGGGCGGCCTCGAAGGCGCGGAAGTTGGCCAGCATGGCGACCACCACCTGCACCGGGTCGACGTTGGACTGCTCCAACACCCCCTGGCGCACGGGCGTGGCCGCCGGTACGGCGGGACCGGACTCGGCCGTTGCCTGCCACAGGTTGTCGCCCACCCGCCGCAGGCCGGCGGGGTTGGCGAAGGTGACCCGGGCGATGGTGCCCAGGACCGCGTCCCCCACCACCACCTGGCCGTCGGGCCGGACGGTGAACTGGGCGCTACCCACCAGCAGCGGCTGGCCCGTGGTGTCCAGGACGGGCGAGCCGTCGGGTGCCTGGAGGTACCCCTGGGACCCCACGGTGAAGTTGCCGGCCCGGGTGTAGGCCGGGCCGCCGGGGCCCATCACCACGAAAAAGCCGTCCCCCTCCAGGGCCAGGTCCTGCGGTCGCCCGGTGGTGACCCAGGGTCCGGGCCGCATGTCGGCGCCCGGTTCGGCCACTACCGTACCCGTGCCCAGGGGCCCCACCACCGGGGCTCCCGTCCCGTCGAGCCGCGACAGCAGGAGCTCGGGAAATGCCTCGGTCACGTTGCGGCTCGCTTTGTACCCGGGCGTGTTGACGTTGGCCAGGTCGCCCGCCAGGCGCTCCTGCTGGAGCACCCGGGCCAGCATGCCGCTGGCCGCGGTGTAAAGACCTCGCAGCACCGGATCACCCCTTCCGCCACGCCAGACCCCGCGATCGCCCCGCCCCGCCGGCTGGCCGTCCCGCAGCATGCAACCGCCGCCCGCCGCCGGAGATGCAGCCGGCCGTGAAACACGAAACCCCCGGCGGCAACCGGGGGTGGAACATCCTGGCCCCGCGCCGGGTTCGGCGGGCGAACCCGGCGGCAGATCCCTTCCACCCGTTCGGCAGCCCGGCCGTCATGGCCGGCGGGAGGGGCTGGAACACCTCGCTGCAGGAACCGGCCCGGCTGCTCTCCGGAACCGGAGCCGGGCCGGGGCTGGCGCCTCCGTACCGTTCTAGCGCCAGGTTCTCTGTCCCGGGAACCTGGCCCGACTCCCGCATTCCGGTGCGCGCCGGGCGAGGCGTCCCTCCGTCCCGCCGTGCGGTAGACCCGTGGCTTTGCGCCCCCGCCTTTCGGCGGGTTTGCCTTTATCGCGGCGTGGTCACGTGCCGTGTCACGGTCGTGTTGCAGCCTGTGGTGCCTCGGCCGTACTTTCGCCGACGTGCATCGCCTGATGCGCGGGACCACGTCTTAGAACGTACGGCCTCAGGAGGCTTTACATGCCCATTCGACACCTGGAGGGGAATTCCTTCCCGGTTAAGGCGGCCGGCGTGCCTTTTAGGGACCGGCGGCCGTCAGCCGGCGATGAGCACGCCGTCCAGGCGGTCCAGCATGCTGAGGGCGACGCCGGTACCCAGCGCCACGGTCAGCAGCGGCTGTTCCGGCTTCACCACGGGCAGGCCCGTGGCCCGGGCGATGCGCCGGTCCAGGTCACGCAGCAGGGAGCCGCCTCCCGTCAGCACCAGGCCGCGGTGCAGGATGTCGGCCGCCAGCTCGGGAGGAACCCGCTCCAGGGTGCTGCGCAGGGCCGTGATGAGGGCCGAGACGGGTTCGTCCAGGGCCTGTTGCACCTCGGCGGCCGTCAGGTGCAGGGTGCGGGGCAGTCCGGTCACCAGGTCGCGGCCGCGAACCTCGAACTGCTCCCCATCCCCCTCCGGCGGCTCGGCCCGGCCGATGGCGATCTTGGCCTGCTCGGCGGTCCGCTCCCCGATCAGCACGTTGTACCGGCGCTTGACATGGCGCACGATGGCCTCGTCGAAGGTGTCGCCGCCCACCCGGGCCGAACCGGCCACCACCACCCCGCCCAGGGACAGGACCGCAATGTCCGTGGTGCCGCCGCCCACGTCGACCACCATGTGGCCGCCGGGCTCGTGGATGTTGAGGCCGGCCCCCAGGGCGGCGGCGACCGGTTCTTCCAGGAGGTAGACCTTGCGGGCCCCCGCCTCGTAGCCGGCCTCGATGACCGCCCGCCGCTCCACGGTGGTCACCCCCGAGGGGACGCACACCACCATCCGCGGCCGGACCCCCAGGCGTCGGGGCATGGCCCGCTGGAGCAGCATCTTGAGCAGGGTGGCGGTGGCGGTGAAGTCGGCGATCACCCCGCCCCGCAGGGGCCGGGCGGCCACGATGTGGCCCGGGGTGCGGCCCAGCATGCGGTGGGCCTCCGACCCCACGGCCAGCACCCGCCCGGTTTCCCGATCGATAGCGACGACGGAAGGCTCGTTGAGCACGATGCCCCGGCCTTCGACGAAGACCAGAGTGTTGACCGTTCCCAGGTCGACCCCCAGGTCCCGGACGAACCCGACCATAGCCTGTCCCCCTCCTGACCGCCCGGCAGCCGCCTGGGCGACGGCGGGGAACCGGCGGGATGTCCCGGTGCCGGCGGCCGCGCCGGGGCCTCAGGGCTGGCAGGAATCCGTCTGACTGTGGCGCTGCGGTTGCTGTGGCGGATTTCTTTGCCATAAGGCCGGGTTCCTCTTGACCGCCGGGCTCCACGCCGTGCCGGCTGGCGAAGGGGAATTCCTGGGTTGTCCGTCCCGTGGCCGGGATGGGGGGCGGCGGGGGCCGCGTCCGGACGGGCCCTGAAGGGGGCGGGAAGGAAGGGGGCCGGGCTGCGGGCCGGGATCAGCCGGGTGGAACCCGGCGGGCCGCCGCCACGGCCGCGTTCGTCCAGGGGCCAGGGCCGGTGCGGGCAGGGACGGCGCGTCAGGCCCCGACGGGGGGCTCCGAAGGGGTTTGCCTGGTTTCCTGGCCCCGTTGTTCCTGCAGGTACTTGAGGCGGGTGGCCTCGCCGCCCCGCAGGTGGCGCTCCGCTTTGTTGGTCTCCAGGACCTGGTGGACCTTGGCCGCCAGCTGGCTGTCGATCTTGGGCAGGCGCTCGGTGACGTCCTTGTGGACGGTGCTCTTGGAGACACCGAACACCTTGGCTGCCTCGCGCACGGTGGAACGGGTGCGAGCGATGTACGTGCTCACCTCCACCACGCGCTTCCAGATGTAGTCCTTCACCGACCTGCCCCCTTCGCCCTGGTCTGGTACCATCTATATGAGGGCGTTAGGCAAACATACCTTGGCCGCAGGCCGCCGGACGGCCGCGGACGGGCGGACAGGCCCGCTGGGCCGCCGGGCCCGCCAGGGCGTGGGGGCGGCTCACCCTGCCAAAGGCCGCGGCCCCGCTCCCCCGAGGGGGTCGGGGGAGCGGGGCCGCGGGTGGTACGGGGATGCGGGTTCCCCGGTGGCCGGCGCCGGGCCCGGTGCGGTTTTCCGGGCCGGGCCCGGTTCTCCAGGCCGGGGCCGGTTCTCCGACCGGGGGCCGGTTCTTCCGGCCGGTTCGTCCGGCGGGAGATCCTCCTAGCCGATCAGGGTCTGCGGGTCGACGGCCTCGTCGCCACGCCAGATCTCGAAGTGGACGTGGGTGCCGGCGGACGCCTCGATCCGGGCCGACTGGCCCGCCTTGCCGATGGCCTGGCCGCGCCGCACCTGCTGTCCGGCTTCCACCGTCGCCTCGGCCAGGCTGGCGTAGACCGTGCGGTACCCGCCGTCGTGCTCGATGGTCACCGTCAGGCCGCGATCGGGGTCGCGGTGGACCGCGACCACCCGCCCGTCGGCGGCGGCCACCACCTGGGCGCCCTCCTCGACCGCCAGGTCGACGCCGGGGTGCCAGCGCCAGTCACCCATGGTCTCGGAGTACTGCCAGCCGAAGCCCATGGCCGTCTTGCCGCTGGCGACGGGCCAGATGAAGGCCGGAGTCGTCTCGCCCGTGACTTCCCGGGTGGGCACGTTGTCCCGGGGTTGCGCCGGTGTCCCCGCCTCCGTGCCGGCCCCGGCCTGGCCGGTCATGGGTTCCGGGGTCGCCGTGCTGGGTGCCACGCCCTGGTCGGCACCCGTCTCCAAGGGGGTCTGCTCATCCAGGGAAGCGGTCTCGGGCCCGCTCAACCCCGGCCAGCCCTGGAAGTACAGATAAGACCCGATGAAGACGGCCACCAGCACGGCGAAACCCACCAGCGACCGCAGCGCCGGCCGCCCGCGCATCCTGGCCATCCAGCCGGCCAGCCGGCCCGCCAGGCGGCTCTGCCCGCTTTGCGGGGTCTCCTGCATGTGGCACCACCTCTGGGCGGTAGTGTTACCAGGGCTGGTGCATTTATGCAGGAAAGTGCGGCTTTCACCGGTCGCACCGGCAGCAGGGCCGTGGCGTAGGGGCCCGGCGGGTCGGCCCGGGCCAAGGGGCAGGCCGTCCGGTCCCGATGGCCGGACCCGCCGACGGGCCGGGCGGGCTTCCCGCCGGAGACGGGTGGGCTACTCGCTGAAGATGGGCCGCAGGCTGGTCCCGGGGTAGTAATGCCGGAGGATCTCCTGGTAGGTGCGCCCCTGGCGGGCCATTCCGTCGGCACCGTACTGGGACATCCCCACCCCGTGGCCCCAGCCCCGGATGGTGAAGGTCAGCTGCTCCCCCTGCCGGCGGCACGTCCACCAGGTGGAGGGCAGCTCCAGCCGCTGGCGGAGCTGGGGACCGGTGAAGGCCTTCTCGCCCACGGTGGCCCGGCCCACGCGCCCCCCCGGCGAGGATTCGACCCGCGCAAAGCACTGGTCCCCCGGCAGGTCCCGCACGACCTTGGGGTCCACCTCCAGGCGGCGGGCGAACTCCTGCAGGGTCATGGTCCGGGTGCTGCGCCAGTGGGGTGAGGCCGTCTCCCACGGGGAGTCCACGGGCCGCAGGTAAGGCACCTGGTTGCCCCAGACGGCGGCAGCGTCCTCGGTGCGCCCGCCGGAGGTGGAGTGGTAGACCGCGTCGATGGGCGCCCCCTGGTAGACCAGGATCAGGCCGGCCGTCTCCTGCACCGCCTGCTGGATCTTCCGGGCGAAGCGCCACCCGTTCAACAGCCCCCAGTCCCGGCGCCGGGCCTCCAGGGGCTGCCAGGCCTGTCCCGTCTGCGGGTCGCCGCAGACGTCCGCCTCCGCCTGTTCCCGGCAACCCGGCCCCCCGAAGACCTGCATCTGCCGCACGGTGTACGTGCGGGCCGCCACCGCCTGCGCCTTGAGGGCTTCGATGTGGAAGGAAGCGGGCATCTCGGCGGCCACCACGCCCGTCAGGTAGACCTCCAGGGGCAGGGTTTGCACGCCATCCTGTCCCGGAATCCACACCCGCACCGGCAGCTGGCCGGGGTCCAGGGGCACGGCCGGAGCCTGAGGCGTCTCGATACGCAGGCCCCGGGTCAGCACCACGAGAAAAGGCAGCAGCACCGTCAGCACCAGCGCCAGGAGGAACCAGCCGGCTACGGGGCGGCGCCACGCCGGCCGAACAGGCAAGGGCGATCCCTCCCTCGGATTCGGGACATCTCTATGCAACGGGGAGGGGGGACATGCCTGCGCCGGCACCACGGGGACGGGGGCCCTGGGCACGAGGCCCGGGAAGATAGGGGCGCAAGACCTTCATAAAAGCGGTGCGAGCCCCAGGCCATGGCTCCGGGGC is part of the Thermaerobacter subterraneus DSM 13965 genome and harbors:
- a CDS encoding flagellar hook-basal body protein gives rise to the protein MIQRALWSSAAGMAAAARQVDLTAGNLANVSTPGFKAARADFADLVYAAAQVPVAPPAAAAGGVQVGHGVRLAATPRLWSQGPLQATGSPWDLAIEGAGFLQVADPGTGEVLLTRGGTFAASPVPAGVPGGGEAGEALLVTDGAGRPLLAAGGQPLLLPAGSRGWVVSPDGEVRALLAGGREVPAGRLAVMVPPAPDALESRGEGLYALGGNPVPAGAPGQDGAGWIRQGMLEQSNVDLALEMTRLLASQRAYQLNARAVLTGDEMLSLINRLRS
- a CDS encoding flagellar hook-basal body protein gives rise to the protein MLRGLYTAASGMLARVLQQERLAGDLANVNTPGYKASRNVTEAFPELLLSRLDGTGAPVVGPLGTGTVVAEPGADMRPGPWVTTGRPQDLALEGDGFFVVMGPGGPAYTRAGNFTVGSQGYLQAPDGSPVLDTTGQPLLVGSAQFTVRPDGQVVVGDAVLGTIARVTFANPAGLRRVGDNLWQATAESGPAVPAATPVRQGVLEQSNVDPVQVVVAMLANFRAFEAAQRAVQAQDQTLGLAIQEVGRVT
- a CDS encoding rod shape-determining protein codes for the protein MVGFVRDLGVDLGTVNTLVFVEGRGIVLNEPSVVAIDRETGRVLAVGSEAHRMLGRTPGHIVAARPLRGGVIADFTATATLLKMLLQRAMPRRLGVRPRMVVCVPSGVTTVERRAVIEAGYEAGARKVYLLEEPVAAALGAGLNIHEPGGHMVVDVGGGTTDIAVLSLGGVVVAGSARVGGDTFDEAIVRHVKRRYNVLIGERTAEQAKIAIGRAEPPEGDGEQFEVRGRDLVTGLPRTLHLTAAEVQQALDEPVSALITALRSTLERVPPELAADILHRGLVLTGGGSLLRDLDRRIARATGLPVVKPEQPLLTVALGTGVALSMLDRLDGVLIAG
- the spoIIID gene encoding sporulation transcriptional regulator SpoIIID gives rise to the protein MKDYIWKRVVEVSTYIARTRSTVREAAKVFGVSKSTVHKDVTERLPKIDSQLAAKVHQVLETNKAERHLRGGEATRLKYLQEQRGQETRQTPSEPPVGA
- a CDS encoding M23 family metallopeptidase, coding for MQETPQSGQSRLAGRLAGWMARMRGRPALRSLVGFAVLVAVFIGSYLYFQGWPGLSGPETASLDEQTPLETGADQGVAPSTATPEPMTGQAGAGTEAGTPAQPRDNVPTREVTGETTPAFIWPVASGKTAMGFGWQYSETMGDWRWHPGVDLAVEEGAQVVAAADGRVVAVHRDPDRGLTVTIEHDGGYRTVYASLAEATVEAGQQVRRGQAIGKAGQSARIEASAGTHVHFEIWRGDEAVDPQTLIG
- the spoIID gene encoding stage II sporulation protein D, with product MPVRPAWRRPVAGWFLLALVLTVLLPFLVVLTRGLRIETPQAPAVPLDPGQLPVRVWIPGQDGVQTLPLEVYLTGVVAAEMPASFHIEALKAQAVAARTYTVRQMQVFGGPGCREQAEADVCGDPQTGQAWQPLEARRRDWGLLNGWRFARKIQQAVQETAGLILVYQGAPIDAVYHSTSGGRTEDAAAVWGNQVPYLRPVDSPWETASPHWRSTRTMTLQEFARRLEVDPKVVRDLPGDQCFARVESSPGGRVGRATVGEKAFTGPQLRQRLELPSTWWTCRRQGEQLTFTIRGWGHGVGMSQYGADGMARQGRTYQEILRHYYPGTSLRPIFSE